One region of Mycolicibacterium lutetiense genomic DNA includes:
- a CDS encoding acyl-CoA dehydrogenase, which produces MAGWGGNPSFDLFQLPEEHQELRAAIRALAEKEIAPHAADVDENARFPQEALDALNASGFNAVHVPEAYGGQGADSVAACIVIEEVARVDCSASLIPAVNKLGTMGLILRGSDELKQQVLPSIADGAAMASYALSEREAGSDAAGMRTRAKADGDGWILNGTKCWITNGGKSTWYTVMAVTDPDKGANGISAFMVHKDDEGFVVGPKERKLGIKGSPTTELYFENCRIPGDRIIGDPGTGFKTALATLDHTRPTIGAQAVGIAQGALDAAIAYTKDRKQFGRPVSDNQGVQFMLADMAMKVEAARLMVYHAAARAERGEHNLGFISAASKCLASDVAMEVTTDAVQLFGGAGYTVDFPVERMMRDAKITQIYEGTNQIQRVVMSRALLK; this is translated from the coding sequence ATGGCTGGATGGGGCGGAAATCCGTCGTTTGATCTCTTTCAACTGCCTGAGGAGCACCAGGAGCTCCGGGCCGCGATCCGCGCCCTGGCCGAGAAGGAGATCGCCCCGCACGCTGCGGATGTCGACGAGAACGCGCGTTTCCCGCAGGAAGCCCTCGATGCGCTGAACGCGTCGGGTTTCAATGCGGTGCATGTGCCCGAGGCCTACGGCGGGCAGGGCGCGGATTCGGTGGCGGCGTGCATCGTCATCGAAGAGGTCGCCCGCGTCGACTGTTCGGCCTCGCTGATCCCGGCGGTCAACAAACTGGGCACGATGGGGCTGATCCTGCGCGGCAGCGACGAACTCAAGCAGCAGGTGCTGCCCTCGATCGCCGACGGCGCGGCGATGGCCTCCTATGCGCTATCCGAGCGTGAGGCCGGCTCGGATGCCGCAGGTATGCGGACCCGCGCCAAGGCCGACGGTGACGGCTGGATCCTCAACGGCACCAAATGCTGGATCACCAACGGCGGCAAGTCGACCTGGTACACCGTGATGGCGGTAACCGATCCGGACAAGGGTGCCAACGGTATTTCGGCGTTCATGGTCCACAAGGATGATGAAGGCTTCGTCGTCGGGCCCAAGGAGCGCAAGCTCGGAATCAAGGGCAGCCCGACCACCGAGCTGTACTTCGAGAACTGCCGCATTCCGGGGGACCGGATCATCGGCGATCCCGGCACCGGCTTCAAGACCGCGCTCGCGACGCTGGACCACACCCGCCCGACGATCGGCGCCCAAGCCGTCGGTATCGCGCAGGGGGCGCTGGACGCCGCGATCGCATACACCAAGGACCGCAAGCAGTTCGGCCGTCCGGTCAGTGACAACCAGGGCGTGCAGTTCATGCTCGCCGATATGGCGATGAAGGTGGAGGCCGCCCGGCTGATGGTGTACCACGCTGCGGCACGTGCCGAGCGCGGTGAGCACAACCTCGGATTCATCTCGGCGGCGAGCAAGTGCCTGGCCTCGGATGTGGCCATGGAGGTCACCACCGACGCGGTGCAGCTGTTCGGTGGCGCCGGCTACACCGTCGACTTCCCCGTCGAGCGGATGATGCGTGACGCCAAGATCACCCAGATCTATGAGGGCACCAACCAGATTCAGCGCGTGGTGATGAGCCGCGCCCTGCTCAAGTAG
- a CDS encoding TetR/AcrR family transcriptional regulator: MSDLPSTRERLVSAAFELFEERGYEATSVDDIAARAQVGRTTAFRQFGSKEALIFPDHETLLRRADERLSTAPTEALPAEVIAVATTSVFENYLAEGERARTRYRLTRSVPALRDFETAVVSRYVRLFSKHLRTAQAEDWTADLRAELFANAVVAAHNHVLRRWLRGDVTDPRSDLAEALAATWPIYRGSGGRTAVVVMSTDEPIESLAPRIRGLIGD, encoded by the coding sequence ATGTCTGACCTGCCAAGCACCCGGGAGCGTCTGGTGAGCGCGGCATTCGAGCTGTTCGAAGAACGTGGGTATGAGGCCACCAGCGTCGACGACATCGCGGCACGGGCCCAGGTGGGACGCACCACCGCATTTCGTCAGTTCGGATCGAAAGAGGCGTTGATCTTTCCCGATCACGAGACGCTGCTGCGCCGCGCCGACGAGAGGCTGTCGACGGCGCCAACCGAAGCGCTGCCTGCCGAAGTAATCGCGGTGGCCACAACGTCGGTATTCGAGAACTATCTCGCCGAGGGCGAGCGCGCCCGGACGCGGTACCGGCTCACCCGCTCGGTACCTGCCCTGCGCGACTTCGAAACGGCCGTCGTCTCGCGGTATGTCCGGTTGTTCAGCAAGCACCTGCGGACCGCGCAGGCCGAGGATTGGACGGCGGACCTGCGCGCCGAACTGTTCGCCAACGCCGTGGTCGCAGCACACAACCATGTTCTGCGCCGTTGGCTGCGCGGTGACGTGACCGACCCACGGTCAGACCTGGCCGAGGCGCTGGCCGCGACGTGGCCGATCTACCGGGGCAGTGGCGGCCGCACCGCAGTGGTGGTGATGTCGACCGATGAACCGATCGAGTCCCTGGCGCCCCGCATTCGCGGCCTAATCGGCGATTGA